The Phaseolus vulgaris cultivar G19833 chromosome 10, P. vulgaris v2.0, whole genome shotgun sequence DNA window ATTAAAGTGATTCTCTTTGGTGCGTGTCCCTGCTTCATAGGGTTTACCTGTTGTTTgtgaaaggaaaagaaagcaCATTTTGATTTTGGGATTCATTCTCTTCCTTCTCTCTTCGCCATGTACAGAGCAGCAGCTTCTTCATTCAGAAGGCATCTCAAGGTCACTACTAACACCATcatcattctttttcttttcatcccaacacaatttttattaatgtttagGACCTCAAATCCCTCCACCACATGTCTTGGATCTTTCCCTGAtaacaaaatttgattttgatggGCAAAAAATGTTATTCTGTTGATTTTCTAGGAAATTAGTTTGGTGGGCAGGATTGTTTTTCTTCCAACCGGGTTTGGTAATGCCTAGGTTGTTTTTCATGTTATAAtctgctgttttttttattcccGTGAAAAATTTGTGTGGCATTGGTGTAAtggaataatttattttcttctggTGAGTGCTGCTGCTGTTTGTGTGATTTTGTGTAATGAAACCATGTGATTAGGGCGATGCATGCAAGTTGGGATCCACTAGGTCCTCCTCCACTTCAGCCGCCGTAGCTGCAAGGACTTCCCAAGGTGGTTTTTTTAGCTGGCTTACTGGAGAACGTTCTAGTGTTCTTCCTTCTCTGGATATACCCCTTAGTGGTGTTGCTCTCCCAGATCCACTTCCAGATTCTGTTGAACAAAGCAAGACCAAGATCACAACACTTTCCAATGGACTTAAAATAGCATCAGAGACCTCGCCTGTACGTGCATCTTTCTAGTTTTCTTGGTAATATTGATATGATTAATGACACTGCTACTGTAAATTTGACTGTGTGTCCACGTGTCTAGTTTTTTTGGTGTCTTCGTATGCTCAATGACAATGTTACTTTATGTACGTGTTTCTAGTTATTTGACATCGTGATATGTTTGATGACAATGTTACTTTGAGAATTAACTGTATGGGTATGTTTCAAGTTATTTGACATCTTGGCATGTGCAATGACAATGCTACTCAGATTTAACTGTATGTGCATGATTATAGTTTTTTGGCATCTTGATCAATAAGAATGTTACTATATAATATTAAGATTTAGCTTTATGTGCATGTTTCTAATTTGTTGCCATCTTGGTATTTCAATGTCAATGTTACTGTGATGCAATGGTGTTCTTGAGGTATTTGGCTCGCATATTGATTTTGTTGTTCATTTTGCATGTTAATTAGAACCCTGCAGCTTCAATCGGGTTATATATTGACTCTGGTTCCATCTATGAGAAACCATTCTCAAGTGGAGCTTCACACTTGCTAGAACGAATGGCTTTCAAAAGCACAACAAACCGAAGTCACTTTCGTATTGTAAGGGAAGTAGAAGCAATTGGTGGTAACATTGGAGCCTCGGCCTCGAGGGAGCAAATGGGATATACATTTGATGCCTTGAAAACCTATGTTCCACAAATGGTGGAACTACTGGTTGACTGTGTAAGGAACCCTGCCTTCTTGGAGTGGGAGTTCAATGAAGaggtatttaattttttatttgtatcttTTCTCCATTACTGATCTTGTAATTCTTAAGTCAGCAAGCTCAGTCATATTCTTCGGCAAATGGACAGACTTTTCTCTATTTTATAATCCATAGTAGGATGGCTAAACAATTACAGGCATTATTCTTTTAGAGAATATTAAGTGCCCTGTCTTGgcttttggaaaaaaaaacgAAAATGAAACACCTATAGTTTCTTTTTGTGCTATTATTAGGATATTCATTTCCTATATGTGTAGCTACACGTTAATCACGTCAAACAAAGGTATATGAAAGGTAGGCAACATATTCTACCTTTCTTAGTTCCAACTATACTAACTCATACTGAATgcaaagttatttatttttgtgagtCTCATGCCTTGCAATTGCATCCTAACGGACTAAGGAATCTAAATAAAAGTTTGTCATCCTATTTTGGatgtatagttttttttattgatagcTGATATGTCATTCCTTCTGAACTTGTGGAACTGTGTATTGAATGAAACAGCTTCAGAAAGTGAAAGCAGAGCTTGGAGAACTCTCCAACAATCCCCAGGGCTTGCTTTTGGAAGCAATTCACTCTGCTGGTTATGCTGGTGCATTGGCTCTTCCTCTCTTAGCCACTGAAGCAGCATTGAACAGATTGGATGTCCCTGGTTTAGAGAAATTTGTTGCTGTAAGATCTGTTATCCTTTCTGATACTACATTAATCCCCCCAGTATTAATTTATGCaacatttataacttttttccattttttcttTCTGCCTTTCCCCCCTTATTGTTCTATTTGAGAATCTATTTGTTGTGAAATGTAAAAAATCAGGAGAATTACACTGCACCAAGAATGGTACTTGCAGCATCTGGGGTTGAGCATGAGGAACTTGTATCTATTGCTGAGCCACTTCTCTCTGATCTACAAAATGTTCCCCGTCCTGATGAACCTAAATCTATCTATGTTGGAGGTGATTTTCGTCATCATGGTGAATCAAAGGTGCGGACAAGTATTTATACTAGCTATTTACATTTTCTTGTATCTCATTCTTTTCATCTATCCCCTTCAAACATTGTTATTTACTGGCTAAGATATGTTTCAAGGGCAGGGTACACATGTTGCTCTTGCTTTTGAAGTGCCTGGTGGATGGCATAAAGAGAAAGATGCTATAGTTTTGACTGTTTTACAGGTATTTATTTTGGGTCCTTGTCTGGTAAATGCtgtacttttgttttttttttcatctttatttctGTTGTacaaaaaagaacaaaataattGAACACTTTTTTCGTGCAGGTGCTTATGGGAGGAGGTGGGTCATTTTCAGCAGGGGGGCCTGGAAAAGGGATGCACTCAAGGCTATGTAAGTTTTACCTATATCTTGTCCACTGTTTAGTTTGGTCAGCTATATGCTTTAACCTTgctgttatttttaattaacatCTCCATTTGAGAAGTAACACTTATCTGTCTAATGTAAACTTCacttttgtcattttattttcatacaTTCTCAATTCTAATATTTTAACTTGATTTGCATGTACAACTGCATCCAGATCTTCGTGTGCTGAATGAACATCAACAGATTCAATCTTTTTCTGCATTCAACAGCATCTTCAATAATACAGGATTGTTTGGCATTTATGCAAGCACTGTAAGAAAAGAATCACAATTATTTCTGGACGTTCCTTTACAcgaaatatgttttaaatatagatatgaatttatttgttttctctCCATTTAAGGGCTGGGTTAGTATGTCTAAGGGAACAAGTTCCCATGTATTATGCATTGCAGTTAAGAGCTAGACTTAAAATGTGCTTATTCGTTGAAGACAAAGTTGCCTTGATGAACATTGATCATAGAAAAATATCACTTTTAGAGCATGTTTGGGACAGCATTTTTTTAAATGGAATAATTGCTTGTTTTTCAAAGTCATAGAggaaattgtaaaaaataagcTAAATCTTAATTTAATAGTCACTGCTTATTATGTTGATTTGACACATTCAAATTTGTGGATGTAGAGCCCTGATTTTGCGCCAAATGCTGTGGATATAGCAGCCAAAGAACTAATAGCAATTGCTTCCCCTGGAGAAGGTTTTACTTCTCTCTTGTTTGTCAAGCATTTTAGTAAGAATTTTCATTTGTGTGAAATTAAACTGGAACTT harbors:
- the LOC137818181 gene encoding mitochondrial-processing peptidase subunit alpha-like, coding for MYRAAASSFRRHLKGDACKLGSTRSSSTSAAVAARTSQGGFFSWLTGERSSVLPSLDIPLSGVALPDPLPDSVEQSKTKITTLSNGLKIASETSPNPAASIGLYIDSGSIYEKPFSSGASHLLERMAFKSTTNRSHFRIVREVEAIGGNIGASASREQMGYTFDALKTYVPQMVELLVDCVRNPAFLEWEFNEELQKVKAELGELSNNPQGLLLEAIHSAGYAGALALPLLATEAALNRLDVPGLEKFVAENYTAPRMVLAASGVEHEELVSIAEPLLSDLQNVPRPDEPKSIYVGGDFRHHGESKGTHVALAFEVPGGWHKEKDAIVLTVLQVLMGGGGSFSAGGPGKGMHSRLYLRVLNEHQQIQSFSAFNSIFNNTGLFGIYASTSPDFAPNAVDIAAKELIAIASPGEVTQVQLDRAKKSTKSAVLMNLESRMIASEDIGRQILTYGERKALEQFLKAVDEITLNDITKIAQKIISSPLTMASYGDVLSVPSYESVNSKFHAK